The genome window CCCGGACAACTGCGATGCAGTCGTCAGCCAGTTCGTCGACGTGTCGTTCAGCGATTGCAACGAGCTCTGCGAAATCGGAGACGGTTCATCGCAGGCGGCGAGGCGCTGCGCGCACGAGCTCGACTGCTACAACAGCGGCGGTCGCTTCGAGGACGGCAAGTGCTCGTACGGCGACTGCAACATCACCGGCGAGCGTTGCGGCGGCGATTACGGCGCGTGTCCGCCGGTGTCGCTGATCACGCACATCGTGTTCCAGAAGTGCGAGCGCTTCGAGGGCAACTGCCGCGACGAGCTGTTCTGCAACACCGGTCTCGACATCCCGAGTGGCTGCGACGAGAACTCGAGCAACCACATCCACGTGACGAGCAGTGATGCGTGCAAGGACGCGAAGGACAACGACTGCACGATCGACGACTGCGACTAGCGGAAACCAGTCACGCCGGCTGCCGGGTGCAGCCGGCGTGACAAAGACGAAGGGGCGGAACCGAAAGGTCCCGCCCCTTTTTTTGCTTCATCGTTGCGGTGAGTTGGTCGCTAGACCGTTGGGGCGGCCGCCGATCCGTCCTCCTACCGACAGAACAACTCGGCGATCTGGATCGCGTTGAGCGCGGCGCCCTTTCGAAGGTTGTCGTTGCTCACGAAGAACACCAGCCCGCGGCCGCCGTCCACGGAGGAGTCCTGGCGGATGCGGCCTACGTAGCTGGGATCCTTGCCGGCGGCTTCGAGCGGAGTCGGGACATCGAGCAGCTCGACACCGGGAGCGGCCGCGAGGAGCTCGGTCGCGCGCGCAACGCTGATCGGGCGCGCGAACTCGGCGTTGATGCTCAGCGAGTGGCCCGTAAAGACCGGCACCCGCACGCACGTTCCACTGACGCGCAGATCGGGGATCGACAGGATCTTGCGGCTCTCGTTGCGGAGCTTCTGCTCTTCGTCCGTCTCGAGCGATCCGTCGGCCACGTAGCTGCCGGCGTACGGCAGCACGTTGAACGCGATGCTCTTCGCGAACTTCGACGGGGCCGGCATCGTGGTGGCCGATCCGTCGTACGTGAGATCGCGGGCGTTGCCGACGGCGGCGTGCGCCTGCGCGTCGAGCTCGTTGACGCCGACCAGCCCGGCGCCGCTCACGGCCTGGTAGGTGCTCGCGACGATCCGCGTAAGGCCGGCCTCGTCGTGCAGCGGCTTGAGGACCGGCATCGCGGCCATCGTCGTACAGTTCGGGTTGGCGATGATGCGCCGGCGGGCGTTGGCGATCTCGCCCGGGTTCACCTCGCTTACGATCAGCGGCACGTCCGGATCCATGCGCCACGCCGACGAGTTGTCGATTACGGTCACGCCGCACTCGGCAAAGCGCGGCGCCAGCTCACGCGACGATTTGGCGCCGGCCGAAAACAGCGCGATGTCGAGACCGGTCGGATCGGCCGTCGCGGCATCCTCGACCGTGATCTCGCCGCCGTTCCACGGCAGCTTCGTTCCCGCCGAGCGCGACGATGCGAAAAAACGGATCTGGCTGATCGGAAACCTGCGCTCGGCCAGCAGCGTGCGCATCACGCTCCCTACCTGCCCGGTCGCTCCTACTACTCCTATCTTCATTTCTGCGTCTCCGTTCGCTCGACGGACGACCTCGTATAAGGGCCCATCTGCTTCGTTCGACATCGGGCCGGTCGCTCAACGTGGCTCCGCCACGCCTCGCTCCCTTTCCCCGATGTCTGCCTCGCATCTGGACCCTTCTCCGAGGTCGCGTGCTGAGCGGGCCGTCTCTCGAGCGGCAATCCTTTTCTTTAGCGGAGCTTCGTTGCGAAGGCGACGGAGGGTCTGGGCTTCGCGGGCTTGGCGACACTTCAAGTTCGATTCCATTCATGGTGGTAATGCGTGCGGCCGCCTGTGGGGCGAAGGAGACAAAGTCATGTCGGATCGCGTCGTTGTTCGGATGGAAGGGCATGTGGCGGACGTCCGCATGGATCGCGGCGACAAGCTCAATGCGCTCGATCTCGCGATGTTCGAGGGGCTGA of Candidatus Limnocylindrales bacterium contains these proteins:
- a CDS encoding aspartate-semialdehyde dehydrogenase encodes the protein MKIGVVGATGQVGSVMRTLLAERRFPISQIRFFASSRSAGTKLPWNGGEITVEDAATADPTGLDIALFSAGAKSSRELAPRFAECGVTVIDNSSAWRMDPDVPLIVSEVNPGEIANARRRIIANPNCTTMAAMPVLKPLHDEAGLTRIVASTYQAVSGAGLVGVNELDAQAHAAVGNARDLTYDGSATTMPAPSKFAKSIAFNVLPYAGSYVADGSLETDEEQKLRNESRKILSIPDLRVSGTCVRVPVFTGHSLSINAEFARPISVARATELLAAAPGVELLDVPTPLEAAGKDPSYVGRIRQDSSVDGGRGLVFFVSNDNLRKGAALNAIQIAELFCR